The Myxococcus guangdongensis genome includes the window CACTCCGGGCCCCGCCAGTTGCATGGCGCCATAGCCGAGCCGCCGCACGCGGCGGTCGCCGAGGCTGAAGGTTCCGACCTGATGGATGCTCGACATGGACGCTCCTTTGAAGCGGAGGCTGAAAGGGGCCTCCGCTGGGTTGCCCGGAAGCGGCGGTTCGGGCTGTCCGCCGGGTGGATGCACTCCCATGGGTCGGCATCCGAGGGATTGAAGATACCGCCGTTGCCGCCATGAGGCCCTGTCCACCCCACCCACCGCGACAGGCATGTCACCACCCATGCTGAAGACAGCTCACCTCTGTGGGGGCCCCGACATTTGAAACAGGCATGTGAAACCTCTGACGGGGTCGCCCGCATTTGCCGTTTTCCTGTTATGCCGGGTTCGTAACTTTGTTGCCCGGTTGAATCCCTTTCAGGCCGGTCTCCCTCCCGAGGTGGAAGTCCCCCGCCATGACCCGACTCATCCTCTTCATGAGCAGTCTCTTCGCAGCATCCCTGGCGCACGCCGTGGAGCCCCTTCCCCCCGTGGAGGAGGAGGCCCTCGTTCCGCCAGAGGTCCTCTACCCGGTGGACTTCGCGGGCGGCCCCCGGGGCGCCCTGGTCCCCACGCCCCTGGCTGCACCGCTGATGGGATTGACGACCGCGCCCTTGCCCTCGTGGACGAAGGCGCATGGGACCGCTGGGACGGAGCAGGCCACGGCGACCGCGACGTGCGGCGGGTTCCTCTACACGGTGGGCACGGCGAACCGGGCCCTGCCGGGCGGGTCGAACGCGGGCGGCATGGATGTCTTCCTGCTCAAGCACAAGACGAGCAACGGCCAGCTCATCTGGACGGAGCAGTTCGGCTCGGTCTCCGAGGACTACGCCACCGGCATCGCCATCCAGGGCTGCGCGAGCGGCAATCCCTCCCTCTACGTGACGGGCTACACCAAGGGCACGCTGCCCGGCGGCGCCCTCCACGGCGGCACGAACCAGGGCGGCCATGACGTCTTCGTCCGCAAGTACAACGCCAACAAGGTGCTCCAGTGGAGCCGTCAGCGGGGCTCCTCCCAGGATGACCTGTCGTATGGCATCGCCGTCAACGAGACGACGGGCGACGTCTATGTCACCGGGTACACCCTGGGCTCGTTCGTCCCCGGCGTCACCGCCAGCGGAACCGACATCATCGTCGCCCGCTACCTGGCCAACGGCGCCGCCTCCACGGCCCTCCAGGTGGGCACGACCGCCAACCGGACGGACATCGCTCGGAGCCTCACGGTGGACCGCGCTGGCAACGTCTATGTCGCCGGCTACACCAACGGCACGCTCCCTGGGCAGGCGCCGCTGGGAGGCACCGACTTCTTCCTGATGAAGTACTCCGCGGACCTCGGCACCCGGGAGTGGGTGCGCCAGGAGGGAACCTCGGGCGCGGACTACGGCTACGCGGTGACGGCGTCCCGCAACGCGACGGGGGCGACGGAGATCTACCTGGTGGGACACACGCTCGGCGCGACGCTCGCGCCCGGCACCCTCGGCACCGGCCCGCTGACCAACGCAGGCGACTACGACGCGGTCATCTTCCAGTACAGCCCCGCGGGCGAGAAGCAGCGCACCGCCCTCCTGGGCTCCCCGGGTCGTGAGTCCGTCACCGCCATCGCCTCCGACGGTGGCGCCAACCTCTACGTCGTCGGAACGACCACGTACGATTTGAAGAACGTCCCCGGCTCACTGCTCGGCAACGTGGACATCTTCCTGGCGAAGTATGACGCGCGGCTCGAGCTCAAGTCCCTCCACCAGTACGGCTCCACCCACACGAACCCGGCGCTGAAGGATGAAACGGCCACGGGCGTCTCCGCGGACACGGACAACGGCGTCTACGTGGTGGGCTTCTCCAAGGGCCACTTCGGCACCGGGACCAACCAGGGCGACGCCGACCTCTTCGTGATGCGCTACGCGGACGGCTGCTCCGTGGACCCCGTCCTCGTGGCCTCGTGCCGCGGCGCCACCGGCTGGGGTGACCCGCACCTGGTGACCGCCGACCGCTTCAACTACGACTTCCAGTCGGTGGGCGAGTTCATCCTGACGGAGTCCGTCCCTCGGGCCGCCGACCCCTTCGTGGTTCAGGCGCGCCAGAAGGCCAGCGGCACCCGCGTGGCGCTCTAC containing:
- a CDS encoding SBBP repeat-containing protein, producing MTRLILFMSSLFAASLAHAVEPLPPVEEEALVPPEVLYPVDFAGGPRGALVPTPLAAPLMGLTTAPLPSWTKAHGTAGTEQATATATCGGFLYTVGTANRALPGGSNAGGMDVFLLKHKTSNGQLIWTEQFGSVSEDYATGIAIQGCASGNPSLYVTGYTKGTLPGGALHGGTNQGGHDVFVRKYNANKVLQWSRQRGSSQDDLSYGIAVNETTGDVYVTGYTLGSFVPGVTASGTDIIVARYLANGAASTALQVGTTANRTDIARSLTVDRAGNVYVAGYTNGTLPGQAPLGGTDFFLMKYSADLGTREWVRQEGTSGADYGYAVTASRNATGATEIYLVGHTLGATLAPGTLGTGPLTNAGDYDAVIFQYSPAGEKQRTALLGSPGRESVTAIASDGGANLYVVGTTTYDLKNVPGSLLGNVDIFLAKYDARLELKSLHQYGSTHTNPALKDETATGVSADTDNGVYVVGFSKGHFGTGTNQGDADLFVMRYADGCSVDPVLVASCRGATGWGDPHLVTADRFNYDFQSVGEFILTESVPRAADPFVVQARQKASGTRVALYSGIAARFGTDRVGVYARAANPLMVNGAAVALPVGDARPLSDGTRVFRPTATRYVVTSPQGDQLVVDHFTTYLNVALTLVPSRAGQVRGLLGNYNNIRADDFALRDGTQLTAPLSFNQLYKNTPNFADSWRISQAESLFDYGSGESTASLTHLNLPLATTTLKALSPVQQAAAERTCQEAGVTDPAQLEGCIMDVTLTGDSALATGAAEAQALQPIANEVYLGRFDTQVGTEWSHQSTQPSPSGDRRFLGEFGNESVQLSLASLPAHGTVTVSLDLLILQGWEGHGASTPHAWGVRAERVGEVFRTTFSNTDSPQDYPSQAGGTAHPAGTGAMERYPNGDSIYRVSFTFEHTAPELTLQLFADGLPGLPQAAWGLDHVRVQVR